The sequence below is a genomic window from Thalassomonas haliotis.
TAACACTGACAATGTCAGCTACAAGCAGGAATGTATTTATGAAATTATTACCTATTGCCGCCTTGTTATTAACCGGCACTTCCCTTTTAGCCAGCACTGGAGTCCATGCTGAGGATTACCAGTCTTTTTCTTCCGTTTCATACAGTGACTTAGATAACAAACATAACGACAGCGATGCTTTTTCGCTTGCCACCCGTTACTATTTCGACAAAAAGTCAACTTTAGGTCCGTTGGATGAGTTTGAATATATCAATAAAACCAGCAATGTTTTCGGCAGTTTTGTCGATACCGACACCAACAAAAACTTCAACTTAGGCGGTGAAGCCTTTATCGATAAGTTATTGGTTGGCGCGACATATCATTATAGCGATTTTGATCATGGCGGTAACGAGGATATCTACACCCTGAGCTTAGGCTACTTGGTCTCTGATGACTTTTTGATCAAAGCCGTTAAACATGATAATGATGACGAATATCTGTTTTCTGC
It includes:
- a CDS encoding putative porin; translation: MKLLPIAALLLTGTSLLASTGVHAEDYQSFSSVSYSDLDNKHNDSDAFSLATRYYFDKKSTLGPLDEFEYINKTSNVFGSFVDTDTNKNFNLGGEAFIDKLLVGATYHYSDFDHGGNEDIYTLSLGYLVSDDFLIKAVKHDNDDEYLFSASYNHQINDSDYIGFTYSTDDDVDVQTLASKYFTDLGQGRYLTAEVSFSDYDDADNDLAGRVEYFFNSHTSVAGSYNDDEDYSVSAKHFFNKNYALSASYQSNTEDHIDYDLYTIDFTAQF